The Arachis ipaensis cultivar K30076 chromosome B05, Araip1.1, whole genome shotgun sequence nucleotide sequence aaattattatttaaaaaaaaattagctaatATAAAAGAAATTGAGACCGTGATAGCTTTTGTTGGcagaatttttatttaaatcaccAAGAAAGATAAACATATACTACTATACTAGATCACTGTTCAGGGATTTCAAAAGGCAAGTTGTTGTTAATTTGTTTATTTCGTTCTTGGTCAAATATAAGGCCAGTTCATGGATTTTCAATTACAACACTCTTTGTTGGCCATTAGTATTGTGCTTATCTTTGACCAAATAAATCAAATACATATTTTATCAACCATGGTTAGACATGTTATTGCACgctaaaattaactactaaaattaattattaatacaatatacgtattaaaatataaaatatatattaaaaatgaattaaattttgtatttttatatataaaatcataaaaataagaaTGGTGCGTGCAAGTGAAATGCGTGGAATGCATTAAAGTAAAGGGATTATGTTaagtaattaataattttttttgaataacaTAAATAATGAGTTCTAAAATTGAcccaatttaaataaaatatactacATTCTAAATTATTCACCTAAACCTTAATATTAAAGTAACTATTCACATacttagtgaattgaacatctgatatattcattgttcacattgtttaatatttttattgtctatcTATACTTTTCTTACAGTAAATTAAACTAGATGTTATAAATTGTTGTCCTCAATCCCCCATTGTCTCTACATccatcaatataaaaaaaatgaattttacaCTTCTAGCCTtattccttctcttttctttgaGCTCACAATTACTTCTTGGAGCATCAAATGCTTCACCTGAAGAAGTTCTTGACACTTCAGGCAAGAAGCTAAGAACCGACACCAATTACTACATCATTCCAGCCAAGCCCTTCGTCATATGCGGCATTGTTAGCTGCTTTAATGGCGGAGGGCTTGTCCTGGACACCTTCGACGAAACATGTCCTCTTGATGTTATGATTGAGAAAGCAAATGACGGTCTTCCACTTCAATTCTCACCTATTAACTCTAAAATGGGTGTTATTCGAGTCTCTACAGATCTCAACATCATGTTCTCCGCCGCGGACCAAAATAATTGCCCCCAATACTCCACCGTGTGGAAGCTTGGTGACTATGATGCTTCTAATGGGCGAACATTTGTGagcactgggggtgattttggaaaTCCAAGTTCCCAAACCATAAAAAGTTGGTTTAAGATTGAGAAGTATGAGGATGCTTATAAGCTGGTGTATTGCCCAAGCGTGTGCAAATCTTGTAAGCATTTGTGCAAAGAAATTGGCATCTTTGAGGATAAGAATAAGAGGATGCATTTGGCTCTAAGTGATGATCCTTTCAAAGTTAAGTTCAAGAAAGTTTAATGTTCATCAAAGCTTTCTCCCATTTGTATTTGCATACTGTGTGTTTATTTATCAGGATTCTTAATTAAGTAGTTATTAGGTTTCCttgttaaaaaatataaataaaggtATGAATAAGGAGAATATGATATTCTCCTAGCTTTACTAATAATACTATTTATGGATTGCAAAGTTGATTTCTTAAGTAAATCTGTAATTTTTTCTTATTATCAAGCTTCGGTTTCAGaatctatttaatttttttaatgatgatATTGACATGATTTTGGAGGTAAATGTTAATAAGAGCTATATTTAAATAAGTTCTTGAAAATTTTTTGCGTCAgacatttttattcttaaaaaaaataaaatatataatttgtctATTATAAATAGTGCAACCATCGATCTCATCAGCATCCAATTATGTTCATCAAAGTCAAATTCTAAAGAACAAAGAAAAAATTACTAAGTGAATTCAATTAAAGATCGATTTtgttcaatttcttttttttttttcgtgaaCAAAAATATGACTTCGCCTTATTTGgaaattgaaaaaaagaaaaggtCAAATGTAaacacaattaaaaaaaaaaagggaaaaggtTACAGCCAAGTTGTCCACTTGTCCTCCTCTGTACGTAACCTTGTACTTCAATTTTGTCAACTATATCTATCTAGTGTTCCCAATATTTCATTCATCGGTTATGTTGCTGATCAAGGCAATTCAAGGCTCAACGATCCAAATATCCAATTACCGAAATAAATAAAAGGCTCAAGCATCTatactctaaaataaaaataaataatcattttttattataaaaaattttaatactaaTAAATTCATCAATCACTACTTTTGTTACGAAATCCACCATCTCACCAGATCTCCTCTTCTATTATTCCTAAAAAACATTGCAGCGAAGTTCAACTCACCACAACAACAATACTTTGTTCTACAACCAAactcctttctttttttctctctttgtaAATGATGGCATCGGAACAACACGAGGAGTCCCAAGAGGACAAAGAAGAGGAAAACATTGATGACGACGAAAAAAACGAGCCTTCTCCCTCTACCTCATCTGTTGCCCTTGCGGTAACCGTCGTCGTTCCCTACTCCTCCGTGATCTCCAATGGCGAAAAGGCTCCAATTTCAACCCCGACCATCATTGCGGCCACCACCGTGGTCGTTGTCCTCGAAGGCAGCTCCTCCGATCCGGAATGGTAGCAGCAA carries:
- the LOC107642174 gene encoding miraculin, translated to MNFTLLALFLLFSLSSQLLLGASNASPEEVLDTSGKKLRTDTNYYIIPAKPFVICGIVSCFNGGGLVLDTFDETCPLDVMIEKANDGLPLQFSPINSKMGVIRVSTDLNIMFSAADQNNCPQYSTVWKLGDYDASNGRTFVSTGGDFGNPSSQTIKSWFKIEKYEDAYKLVYCPSVCKSCKHLCKEIGIFEDKNKRMHLALSDDPFKVKFKKV